The following are from one region of the Noviherbaspirillum sedimenti genome:
- a CDS encoding murein hydrolase activator EnvC family protein: protein MGLAFGLALYAAAAPAQGPRITERTKQKQVAESERAGLQKKLGDLKRDIQQTEGAREHAADGLAQSEQAISEANRALHELGAEQQQTRQKLADLTQQQARLRKTVQAQQGQLAELIRQQYVSGNEDHWKLLLSGDNPNRINRELRYLGYVPQAQTRLLETLRVNLREIEANQAQAQNAQDELEEIAQEARDQKALLEKEKAKRVTMLAQLSNKLTAQRKQADGIQRNEQRLGSLVNRLSQLIEEQQKAEAEARKRREIEAEREAERKRLAQREARRAAQQAKNAASQGKPQAKKPPLDAIDDDEPPAKSYGRNELTPQTLVQLNGSERAFAALRGQLRLPVRGELLAKYGSRRNDGPLWKGLFIGAAEGSQIKAVAAGRVVFADWLRGFGNLIIIDHGNQYLSIYGYNQAVLKRSGDAVGMGEIIASAGNSGGHEQSGLYFELRHQGRAFDPLEWISLR from the coding sequence CACCGAACGCACCAAGCAAAAGCAGGTAGCCGAGAGCGAGCGCGCCGGTCTGCAAAAAAAACTCGGGGACCTGAAGCGCGATATCCAGCAAACCGAAGGTGCCAGGGAACACGCCGCCGACGGCCTGGCGCAGTCCGAACAAGCCATTTCCGAAGCCAACCGGGCCTTGCATGAACTTGGCGCCGAACAGCAACAAACCCGGCAAAAGCTGGCCGACCTGACACAACAGCAGGCGCGCCTGCGCAAGACCGTACAGGCCCAGCAAGGGCAACTGGCCGAACTGATCCGACAACAGTACGTGTCCGGCAACGAAGACCACTGGAAGCTGCTGCTATCGGGCGACAACCCCAACCGCATCAACCGCGAACTGCGCTACCTTGGCTATGTCCCGCAAGCCCAGACCCGATTGCTGGAAACGCTGCGCGTCAACCTGAGGGAAATCGAAGCCAACCAGGCACAGGCACAGAATGCCCAGGACGAGCTGGAGGAAATCGCCCAGGAAGCGCGTGACCAGAAAGCGCTACTGGAGAAGGAAAAAGCCAAACGCGTGACGATGCTGGCGCAACTGTCGAACAAGCTGACCGCCCAGCGCAAGCAGGCCGACGGCATCCAGCGCAATGAACAGCGCCTGGGTAGTCTGGTCAACCGCTTGTCGCAATTGATAGAAGAACAACAAAAAGCGGAAGCCGAAGCGCGCAAGCGGCGCGAAATAGAAGCAGAGCGAGAAGCCGAACGCAAGCGCCTGGCCCAGCGCGAAGCCCGCCGCGCCGCCCAACAGGCGAAAAACGCCGCCAGCCAGGGCAAGCCGCAGGCTAAAAAACCACCTTTGGACGCCATTGACGATGACGAACCGCCGGCAAAATCGTACGGCCGCAATGAACTCACGCCGCAAACGTTGGTCCAACTCAATGGCAGCGAGCGAGCGTTTGCCGCGCTGCGCGGCCAATTGCGCCTGCCGGTACGCGGCGAATTGTTGGCCAAGTATGGCAGCAGGCGCAACGATGGCCCCCTCTGGAAAGGCCTGTTCATCGGCGCCGCCGAAGGCAGCCAGATCAAGGCAGTGGCGGCGGGCCGCGTGGTGTTCGCAGACTGGCTGCGCGGCTTTGGCAATTTGATCATTATCGACCACGGCAACCAGTATCTCAGCATATACGGCTACAATCAGGCAGTATTGAAACGTAGCGGTGATGCCGTCGGCATGGGCGAGATCATCGCCAGCGCAGGCAACAGCGGCGGCCATGAGCAATCGGGTTTATACTTTGAATTGCGGCATCAGGGCCGCGCTTTTGAT